In Exiguobacterium sp. 9-2, the genomic window TTCCGGACAATATCCCTCGGACAGGCATCTACGGGAAAAATGAGTTCACGGTCGATCGAGTCTTACGTGAATTTTCGTTTCCGTTCGTCGCTAAGACAGTCCGTAGCTCGATGGGGCAAGGTGTTCATCTCATCAAAAATGAATCGGACTGGAAGAAATACACGGATACACACGAGACGTTCTACATCCAAGAGTACATTCCGAACGAAAAGGATTTACGTGTCGTCGTCGTCGGTGATCAAGTCCTCGCGGCGTATTGGCGCGTCGGTGGTGCACAGTTCTTAAATAACGTCGCTCAAGGTGGCGTCCTTGATTTCGATGATGTGCCACAAGGTGCAATTGATTTCGTGCTCGCGCTTGCGAAACAGCTTGATATCGATCACGCTGGTTTTGATCTTATCATCCGCGACGGACAATGGTACGTTCTCGAGTTCAACGTCTTCTTTGGTGGTGAAGGACTTAATCACCTCGGCATTCATGCACCAGATACGATCCTTGAGTACGTTGAACGAAAATATGGAAGTTCATGAATTCTTCAAAATGACTTCACAACTTTTACGTCATCGTTTCATTCATTATGGTATGATAGTTTGGAAAGACTAGTATCTACTAGCAAACTGGGGTATAGGGGGATTCAAACATGAAGTTTGAACAATATGGCATCGAAGGCAAGGAACTGAAGTTCGGTCTTCTTGAAACAATTATGGATCATCACCGTTTCGTTCGCGAAGGACAATGGGATTACGAACGTGCGATGTACGACATGAAATACGAAAAACAATCAACAGGCGAAGTATTCTATCTCCGTGTTCCAGTCTATGCGATCCAAGGTGAGATCGAAGACCGTCACGCTGTCGTCCGTATGATGACACCACTTCTAGGGAAACATTACTATCCACACGGCGTCGAGTATGATGAGACGTTCCCACCGGAAATCGTCAAGGACTGCGAACGTCGTTTAGCAGCACTGCTTGAAACACTTGAAAAATAAGCTACACGTAGAGGTTCCAATCGGGACCTCTATTTTTTTCGGTCTTTTTTCCAATAAAAAAGCCGATGACTTCGTACTACTTATGAAGTCATCGGCTCATTACCTATCTGTATAGTGATTGCGCAGCGTTCGTGTGTTTTATCTTAGCGCGTGACGAATTGTACGTAAGATACGACGTCATCGCCGAGTTGAATCTTAAGTTGTTGACGTACATGTTGATAGAGCGCATGCAGTGACGTCGCTGAGACATCCACTTTTACACTAAAAGCAATCTCTTCCCAGTCCATCCGTTTAATCCGATAGTGTCGAACCCCGTAATCTTCGATCGTACAAGCGAGTAACTCCTCGATTGCTTGAACAGAGACGATCACATCTCCTTGCATGTAATCTTCATAAGTCATCTTCCTTCACTCCTTCGCTAGTTGTGTGACTGAAGACATGACTTCTTCCAAGTCGACTGGTTCGTCCGGTGTCTTCGCCATCGAAGAGATCGCCCGAACTTTGTTCTCACGGTCTAAAATAAACATTTGCGTCCCGTGTGTCACTAAGCCGCTTTCTGCTTTTGAATAATAGAAGTTCAACTGACGTGTCAGACGATCGATGACGACTGGGTCTCCTGTCAGTACTCTCCATCCTTCAGCATCTGCTTCGAAGTTGGAAGCATACGTTTTTAAGACTTTCGGTGTATCGACTTTCGGATCGACTGTCACTGCAACGAGCTCGACGTCACTTCCATATAGCTCTTCGCTACGAAGCTTTTTCTCTAGTTTCCGATAATCATTTAGCGTCAATGGACAAATATCAGGACAGTTCGAATAGAAGAATGTCAATACCTTGACCTTTCCATCTTCCGAGTTAAACGACTTACCGTTCACGGCGTTCGTTAATTCAAATGGTGTCGGCTCAGCGATAACAGGCAATTTTTCTTTCATGAAGAAATAATAATATCCCCCGGCTGCCGCAACTAAGATGAGGACAACGGCAGCAACCGTCAAGTAACTATTTTTTTTCAAGTTGGCTCCCCCTTAATGACTCCAGATCGCCCGGAATACGTTCGTCGTCTCACCAGGATCGTAGACGACATATAATAGACAATAGACGATGACGCCGGTGATTGCCGTCAAAAACCAAATGATCGAAGCAACTGGTCCGATTTTACGATGACGCGCAAAGTTCTTCTTATAGGCATGATAGAGCGCCATCAATCCAAGCACCCCACCGGATGTCGCAAGTAGGATGTGGAAAATCAAGAATCCTGTGTAATATGGCTTGACGGATGCAGGACCACCAAAAGCGGTATTACCAAGTAGAATCGTCCGTAAGGCGTACATAATGAAAAACAGTAAAGCGAGTGCAGCAGCGATTGTCATCACGGTTTGGTGAGCTTTCATGTTGCGACGTGTCTGAGCAATCAAGAACCAGCCAATCGCTACGAAAATCGCACTGATGACAATCAGCGATACACAAATCAACGGCAAATAACTCATGTTCCAACTTCCTCCAATTTAATCCGCTTTTGGTGTGAAGGACATGCCTTCATCCACGGCAGTACTTTTCGAACGGCGTACCCATGTAAAGAAGGTCAATCCGAAGAATAGACCGTATACGAGTTCTTGACCGAGCTTCATCAGGACACCACCGAAGCGTTGATCCTCTAGTAAGTCATCAGTCGTTCCAAGCAATCGTTCCAGATTCAACCCGCTCAAATCATTGTTCGGCATACAGTAAGCGAGTACTTTCGCGAACGTCGCTGGATCCTGATACGCTTGATACTGGAAACTTTGACTAAAGATCATGAACGCACAAGCAGGTGTCAATAAGACACCGTTCGCGACGATATAGACCATCTTCTTCAGGTCAGACAAACTATCGTTTTCGTTGACGGGTGCAATGATCGGATACCACATCGTCATGCTCAAGAAAATAAGTGTTCCATGGAACAGACGGTGAACGGTATAGTTCGTCAGGACATAATCAAAAATAAATGGCATATGATAAAACGTAAACAAGGCATTAAAGACGACGAGTGCAATCAACGGCTTGACGAAGAAACGAAGAATCTTCCCAAGATACGGTATATTGAACAAGCGCTTATAAAGCCACTCTGGTAGTGCAATCAACAAGAGCGGCGGTGCGACCATATAGACGAATACCATCTGCAACATATGTGCAGAGAAGGTGATATGCGCTAGCAGGTCTAACGGACTTCCAAAACCGATGTAAAAAACGACCAATGCCGCGAGCATCGAAAATTTTTGTCCGAGCGTTGTTTCCGGCTCGTCCGGACGACGCAGCTTTTCTGTCACGACAGCATATAGGATATACAATCCAACGAGTATCAACGCATAATACGGACTCCATAAGACAGTCCATTCGAATTGCGAAAGTGCTCCCCTTAAATTGCCTAACATATTTCTTCACCCCGTTCCTTTCTCTTACAAACTAAGATTACCGTTCCCCTATTTCATTGTAAAGGTTTCTCATAAAACGATTCCAAAATAAAAGACCATCCTGCTAAACGTTAGCAGAATGGTCACATTTCTTACCAGATTAACAGACGGAGCGTTGCGACGATCGTCAAGGCGACGAATATACCAAGACCCATCATAACTTTGATCCATGTGTTGCCTTTATTGTTCATGTGCATGAACATATAAAGCTGGAGATAAACTTGAACGATTGCCATGATGATCAAGAATCCACCAGCTGCCCAGTGAGGCATGAGATCTGCCATGACTGCACCGAAAGCGATGAGCGTCAAGAAAATCATGAGTGCGAAACTGATGAGTTGCAGTTGAGTCTCACGACCACGTTCTGCTTTCATTTCGAGTTCGACTTGATTGCGTGTTAATTGCGGTTCGTGTTTTTCCATCTTATTTCACCATCCCCATGAGGTAGACGACTGAGAAGATAAAGACCCAGACGACGTCAATGAAGTGCCAGTAAAGACTTGAAACATAATACTTCGGCGCGTTCACGACTGTAATGCCACGATTCCAGTTCCGGATCAACAATGTCGAGATCCAAAGAAGACCAAATAAGACGTGTCCACCGTGGAACCCAACGAGTGTATAGAAGGCAGAACCAAATGCACTCGACGTAAACGTATGACCGATGTGGTAGTAGTGATTGAACTCATAGATCTCACCACTTAAGAATCCAAGACCGAGAAGCAATGTGATGATGAGCCAAAGCTTCATCTTTTTCACATCGTTACGTTTCATTGCCATCATTGCAAGAACGCTTGTCAACGAACTTGTCAAGAGGAGCATCGTCATGATGAAGACGAGACCCATTTCGAAGATGTCATAACTGCGTAGACCTTCTTTAGCACCGGAGTTATGAAGTCCGATGTATGTTCCGAAGAGAGAGGCGAACAAAGTCGTCTCTCCTCCAAGGAAGAACCAGAAGGCTACATATTTATTCTTACCCTCAAGTGTTGCTTTTTCAACATGATCCGGAATACCCGTGATCGGGTTGTTTGGTACTGAATGATGACCCATCTTACTTCGCCTCCTTTTCTGCTTCAAGGCGTAGATCTTCTTCGACGACTGATTTCGGGATGTAGTATCCTTCATCGTCGATCCAAGAACGGAAGAACATCGCGATGAATGTCATCGCAAGACCGATCAAGGCAATGACCAGACCGACAGTACCGTAATCTAGGCGAAGAATGAATCCAAGACCTGCAAGGAACAGACCGACTGACATAACGAACGGCAAGATCGAATTGTTCGGCATGTGGATATCACCGACTTCTTCCGAAACAGAGACTGTTTTGTTACCTGCCATTTTTTCGAGCCAGTACGTATCTAAACCTTTGACGAGTGGAATTTGTGCGAAGTTGTATTCTGGAGTTGGAACAGGAAGTGTCCACTCAAGCGTACGTCCATCGCCCCATACGTCGCGTTTTACATATTCTTTTGACATCAATGCGGCAACGATCGAGATGACGAGAATGATCGTCGACACACCCATGAAGGCTGCACCGATTGAAGAAAGTAAGTTCATTGTTTCCCAGCCTTGGTTTGGCAAGTACGTGAAGACACGACGTGGCATACCTGTAAGACCAAGAATATGTTGTGGGAAGAATGTCAAATGGAAGCCGATGAAGAACAACCAGAATTGAATTTTACCCCAGAACTCGTTGAGTTGTTTCCCGAACATGAGTGGGAACCAGTAGTAAAGACCTGCGAAGAGACCAAAGACGACCCCACCAACGATAACGTAGTGGAAGTGGGCAACGACGAAATAACTGTCGTGGTACTGATAATCGGCAGGTGCTACTGAAAGCATGACCCCTGTCATACCACCAACAAGGAATGATGGAATGAAGGCGACCGAATAAAGCATCGCGACTGGGAACGTCAACTTCCCGCCCCATAGCGTAAAGAGCCAGTTGAAGATCTTGACCCCTGTCGGTACAGCGATCGCCATCGTCGCTACTGCGAAGATCGCGTTCGCAACCGGACCGAGACCGACTGTGAACATGTGGTGAACCCATACCATGAATCCGAGGAAACCGATCAACATCGTCGCAAAGACCATCGTCGTGTATCCGAAGAGACGTTTACGAGCAAACGTAGGGATGATTTCAGAGAAGATACCGAATGCCGGTAAAATCAAGATGTAAACTTCCGGGTGACCGAAGATCCAGAAGAGGTGTTCCCAGATGACGATGTTCCCGCCCGCTGCCGGGTCAAAGAAATGCGCTCCGAAGAGTCGCTCGAACGTCAAGAGGAACAATCCAACCGTAAGTGGTGGGAATGCGAAAACGATCAAGGCAGAAGCAACGAATGCTGTCCATGTGAAGAGCGGCATCCGCATCAGTTTCATACCTGGTGCACGCATGTTCAAAATTGTAACGAGGAAGTTGATCCCCCCCATAAGTGTACCGAAACCAGAAATCTGTAACCCGAGTGAGTAGAAGTCAACACCAAGCGACTCTGGTACTGTCGAGAGTGGTGCATAAGCTGTCCAACCTGCGTTTGGCGCAGCGCCGAAGAACCATGAAAGATTCAGTAAGACTCCACCAAAGAAGAACAACCAAAAACCAAGTGCATTTAAGAATGGGAACGCAACATCGCGTGCTCCGATTTGAAGCGGTACTGCTGCGTTCATGTAACCGATCAACATCGGCATCGCTGCCAAGAAGATCATCGTCGTACCGTGCATCGTGATCAATTGGTTAAAAAGTTCACCGCTGACGAAATCGTTCATCGGTTTAATCAATTGAAAACGAATCATTAGGGCTTCTACGCCACCAACTAGAAGGAAGAACAATCCAGAGATGATGTAGAGAATCCCGATTTTCTTATGGTCGACTGTCGTTAGCCAGTCCATGATGCCGCTTTTTTTCTGCGGCATACCCATAGTATGTGTCCCCACTATGATTCCCCCTTAAAAAATTATTGGAGCTTTTTGTCCAATAGATAATCTGCCAATTCGCTCAATTCTTCATCGCTGATCTTATCTTCAGAGAATCCAGGCATTTTTGTACCTTGTTTCTCTTTTTGTGGATCGCGAATCCATTTTTCGAGGTTTTCTTTATCATGCTTGAGGTAACCCGCGATACGCTGACGATCACCGAAGTTCGTCAAGCTAGGTGCGACTTTCCCGCCGCCATGACAGCTGAGACAGTTCTGGGCGTAGACTTGCTCACCAGTCGTCCAGTTCTTTTCATTCTTTTTATCAAGCTGTTTTGTTTCTGCTTCTTTTGCAGATTTCATGTCTTTCAACCATTTGTCGTAGTCATCCTGCTCCATCGCAACGACTTTAAAGTCCATCAATGCGTGAGAAGGACCACACAACTCGGCACATTTACCGTAGTACGTGCCTGCTTCTTTTGCTTGTAACCACATTTCGTTATCAAGACCTGGGTTTGTATCTGTCTTACCAGAAAGAGCCGGTACCCAGAATGAGTGAATGACGTCTTTAGACGTCAAGTTAACCGCAACACGTTTACCGACTGGGATGACAAGTTCTTGTCCTGTCGAAACACCTTTGTCTGGATATTCGAATTCCCACCAGTAAAGGTTCGCTGTAACGTTGATTTGTTCGTTTTTCTTCGCTTCTTTTGCATCCGCAAGTTCAACCGTTGTTTTGATCGTCGGAATTGCAAGAACGATCAAGAGAAGGATCGGAATAACTGTCCAGATGATTTCAAGCGTGTGGTTCCCTTCGACTTGCTTCGGAACCGTGTTATCACCTGATTTACGACGGAATTTCATAAGTACGTAAATATAAATGACGGCTACGATCGCAAGGACGAACAACATGACCCACAAGCTAAGCTTGATGATCTCAAGTTGCATTTCAGCGCCTTCTCCGCGAGGCTGTAGCGCAGACAATTCCGGAATTCCACAACCTGATAACATGAGTGCCATCAAGCCGATTGGAAGAAGCCGGAAGAGCATTTTTACTGATTTTTTCACAACCATCCCCACTTTCTTTGTCCCCAATTTTGTCTTTCGTAATGGTGTACGTGAATTATGTCAAATCGTTTTAGAAAGAAACGAGTACGACCGTCACGATCCAAGCCGTGAAATAAAACAGTGAGAAGAAGAACATCTTCGACGCCCATTTGATTTCGGCTTGTTCATCTTGGATCTTCAGACCTTTCAGTCCCATATAGAGCCAATATCCACCGAGCAATGCCATGACGATCATGTAGATGATGCCATAGTGTGCTAAGAGGAGTGATGATGGAATAAGTACTGCAATCCACCATACAATTTGTCGTTTCGTGATCGCGAATCCGTTTACGACAGGTAACATCGGGATACCTGCTGCCCGATACTCCTCTGTCCGTCGCATCGCGAGTGCGAGGAAATGTGGTGGTTGCCACACGAACATGATGAGGAATAAAATCCACGCATCAATGTGAAGCGTCGGAGTGACTGCCGCAAATCCAATGATTGGTGGCACAGCTCCTGATATACCACCTACGACTGTATTGATCGTGTGTGTTCGCTTTAACCACATCGTATAAATCACGACGTAAACGAATGATCCGATCAATCCGAACACTGCCGCCACATGGTTGACGATCAACAACAATACCGTACCGGTCGCAAGAATCCCGAGTCCTAGCGCGAGTATTCGCTGTCCATCCATCTTCCCAGTAACGCTTGGTCTTCCCATCGTCCGTTCCATCTTATAATCGATGTCCCGGTCAATGTAGTTATTGAGGTAGCAACTTCCGGCAATGACTAATCCACTCCCGAGAAGCGTCCACAGTAACATCCACTTGGTTTGCCATAGATACAATAGGACATCATCCGTTATGTACGATGCCGCTACGACATACCCTGCGAAGACCGTAATCAGATTGGCACGGACGATCCCCATTTTTGCTAGGGTGATATAGTCCTTGAATGTGGGCTGATCCGCCTGCTCGATTGCCATATCCAGTGCCTCTCCAGTAACTTTCGCCATGCTGTTCCCTCCTTTTCACCATCTGCTTCCGTGTAGCACCTAGGCTTCACGTAATTTCTTCACAGAAATAACACAGACATGCCACGAAACGTCCTTTTCTCTATAAAAGATACCACATATTTAGGACCGTGACGTATGAAAATACTTTCGACATAATGAACAAAATGTGAAATCTATGTGATTTTCATCACAGTTCACCATATTTACCTAATACTAGAATAGCGTTGTTCTAAAAGATTGCAAGCGTTTCGAGACTTTTTATGCGATACTAGTCCTATGGAAATCCATGTATTTCGTATTTTTTAGAAAGGTGGTGTCCAAATCTTGAATCGAAAGCTTTCGATGTTTTCAGCCTTCGTCACGTTTACGATGATGATCGTCTTGCTGATGGGTGGGACAGTCACAAAAACGGACTCGGGAGATGGCTGCGGAACAGATTGGCCACTCTGTCATGGGGAACTCATCCCGACAAACCCAAGTGTTGAAACGATGATTGAATATAGTCACCGCGCTGTGACCGGAGTCGTTGGACTCCTAATCATCGCCTTATGTCTCTGGACGCTCGTTGCCTTTAAGGATCGATTAGATACGAAGATTTTTGCATTTCTTGCCTTCATCTTCATGTTGATTCAATCCATCGTCGGAGCAGGAGCTGTCGTTTGGCAACAATCAGATCTCGTCATGGCGTTACATTTTGGTATCTCCTTGATTTCCTTTGCTGCCTTATTGATTTTAACGATATTGATCATGGAGCGTCCTGGTCAGGAATTCAGGGAATCTGTCCCAGCATTCTTGCGGAAGCTCTTGTACGGTCTGCTCGTCTACACGCTGATCGTCGTCTATACTGGTGCTTACGTTCGCCATGTTGGCGCTACATATGCGTGTGTGGGTTGGCCCGTTTGTTCCCAACCGTCGATGACGTTCGAAGCCTGGGTCCAAATGATTCACCGAATCATGGCTGGGCTATTATTCCTCTATACGTTGTTCGTTCATATTACAGCCATTCGCTTAAAACACCGGACGACGACAATCGGCATGGCATTCGCGACGTTCTTCATCTCGTGTCAAGTTGCTACAGGTGCTTGGATCGTTCTCGGTGGACATGCAACATATGTACCGTTACTGCACGCCTTCTTGATTACGTGTTATTTCGGTGTCTTATCCTACTTGACGTATCATGCATTCCGAACACGTAAAGCAAATAGCCGTCTTCAATAAGGTCGTAAAAAAAAGGATGTTCCTCCGCTGAGGAACATCCTTTTTTCATTATTTGAATCGAGCGATTGCACGCTTTCGCGCTTCATCATGTGCAACGATTGGTTCTGGGTATCCAGAGTCTTCTCGTTGTTGCTGCGTCGGTTCATGAATATATTGCTTCGACAGATCTTTGATTTCCGTGACATACTGCCGAATGAACTCTCCGTCCTTATCGAACTTCTTTGATTGTGTCGTCGGATTGAAGACTCGGAAGTACGGTACGGCATCCGTCCCGACCGATGCCGCCCATTGCCAACCACCGATGTTCGAAGCCGCTTCATAATCGACGAGTTTCTGTTGGAAATAACGTTCCCCTTTTTGCCAATCGATCAATAGATCTTTTGTCAGGAACGACGCGACGATCATCCGCAGACGATTATGCATCCAACCGGTTTGGTTCAATTGACGCATCGCTGCATCGACGATCGGATAGCCGGTTTTCCCTTCACACCAAGCCTTGAATCCGTCCTCGTTTTCTTCCCAATCGATTTCTCGGTACTGGGTGTTGACCGCTTGTCGTTTCGATTCCGGGAAGTGCATTAAAATCATGTAATAGAACTCACGCCAGATGAGTTCGGTGATGAACGTCTGCTTCCCTTTCGACTCTTTTGCATCTTGAATAGCTGCATAGACCGTTCGAATCCCGATCTCACCGGTCCGTAGATAACGTGAGAGTAAACTCGTACCGTCCATCGCTGGAAGATCACGATTCTCTTCGTAGTTTTCAAGCGATTGCTCGATGAATTTCTTTAAGCGTTGTTTCGCTTGCTTCTCACCCGGATGAAATGCCGCATCAGACTGTGCCTTTTTAAAATAGGCATCAATGAAACTATTAGTGTGCTGGCGCTTATGATAATGATCCCGTAGCGTTTGCCACTTCACATCATAGGGTGTTGGAATTTCTTTTTTCATGAACGCATTCTTATACGGCGTGAATACTTTATAGAACTTTCCATCCTGCTTTTTAATGTCATGTGGATGGAGCAGATGCCGGTCTAACAAGCGCTCCGTTTGTCGTTCCTTACGTTTTTTGATGATTCCCTCATCCCGCGCCTTGAATGGTTCGACATATTCCGCGTTGAATAACAGAACGTCCGCATCATTGGTTGCATCTAAGAAAGCTTGTTCATCGCCTTCGATGAAGCGAATCGGCATCTCTTTTTCTTTACAATCATCTGAAAACAATTCGAGCGCTTGAAAGAAATATTGTTGCCGCGCTTCATATTCTCCAATGTAATCTGGATTGAGCCAAAAGACGAACTCGACTGTCGCTTTTGGATTTTCCTTCAGTAATTCAATCGCACGTGCCAACATGTGGTTGTCTTGTAATCGAAAATCGCTTCGAATCCAACAAATAATGTTCAACCGTATCCTCTCCCATTACATATTGAATGAAAAACAGGCAGCCCGCCGAGCGTGCGCCTGTTTTTCATTGTGACCTTATACGAATTCAATCAATAAGTCTTGACTCGCAATAGCTTCGCCTTCTTTAACATGGACGGCTTTGATCTCACCGTCTTCTGGTGCTTGGATCGTCGTTTCCATCTTCATCGCTTCCGTAACGAGAAGTTGTTCTCCTTTACGGACACGAGTGCCTGTCTCAACGAGTACCTTCAGCACACTACCCGGCATCGACGCACCGATCTGTTTTGCGTTACTTCGATCTGCTTTTGGACGGCTTGATGAACTTTCCTTAATACTGATGTCCTTGACTTCGACTTCACGAGGAACACCATTCATCTCATAATAGATTGTCCGCATCCCGTGATCGTCTGGCTGACCGATTTGAATCAACTTGAGATATAGTGTCTTCCCTCGTTCAATTTCGACCTCGATCGTTTCGCCTAGGCGCATACCGTGGAAGAATGTATTCGTATCAAGAACAGAGATATCGCCATATCGCGCGACATACGAACTGTAGTCCATGAAGACTTTTGGATAGAGCGCGTAAGCGAGAGCATCAAATTCAGTGACTGGTCGTTCAAGTTTCTCAAACAACTCATTTTTTATTGCATCAAAGTTGAGTGGTTGCATCATCTTACCAGGACGTTCCGTCAACGGAGCAGCTCCCTTCAAGATGGCACGTTGTACTTCTTGCGGGAAACCGTCCGGCGGAGTTCCGAGTTCGCCCTTCATCAGTTCAACGACTGAATCCGGGAAATCAAGTCCACTTGCTCGGTGCAGTACGTCTTCTTCCGTCAGATGATGTTGGACCATGAAGAGTGCCATGTCTCCAACGACTTTCGACGACGGTGTGACTTTAACGATATCGCCAAACAACATGTTGACACGCGCATACATTTCTTTGACTTCAGACCAACGATCCGCAAGCCCGACCGCTTTTGCTTGTTGCTGTAAGTTCGAATATTGCCCACCCGGCATCTCATGATCGTAGACGGTTGGATTTGGTGCGATCATATCAAGTTCGAATGCTTGATACAAATGACGCACGTCCTGCCAATAGTCCGAAATCTGTTCGAACTTCTGTGCTGAGACGAGTGGTTGACGTGGATGACCACTTAGGGCATGAATCAAGCTACCACCCGCTGGCTGACTCGTCAGTCCTGACATACTTGATGCCGCGACGTCAACGACGTCGACCCCGGCATCGATCGCACGCGCATACGTATAAATCCCGTTTCCACTCGCATCATGGGTGTGAAGATGGATTGGTAACGATACTGCATCTTTAAGTGCCGATACAAGCGCATAGGCTGCTTCCGGTTTCAAGAGACCCGCCATATCCTTGATGGCAATGATGTGAGCACCGCTCTCTTCCAGTTGTTTCGCCAGATTGACGTAATACGGCAGATGATATTTCGGACGATTCGCATCGAACAGATCCCCTGTGTAACAGACAGCTGCTTCCGCGATTTTACCTGTTGGCAAGACCGCATCGATGGCGAGTTGAATTGATTCCGGGTTGTTCAAGCTGTCGAAAATCCGGAAGACATCGACTCCCGCTTGCGCCGCTTCCTTGACGAAGGTATGGATGACATTGTCTGGATAGTTCTTGTAACCAACGCCGTTCGCACCGCGAAGTAACATCTGAATCAGGACGTTCGGCATCTTTTCACGCAATTTCATCAGACGAACCCATGGATCCTCTGATAAGAATCGATACGCGACATCAAACGTTGCCCCTCCCCATGCCTCGACTGAGAACAATTCAGGAAGCAGTTTCGCTTCCGCCTCTGCGATCGCAACGAGATCTTTCGTCCGCATTCGTGTCGCAAGTAACGATTGATGAGCGTCACGGAATGTCGTATCCGTTAACAAAACGTTGTCTTGTGCTTTCAACCATTTCGCGACAGCTTCCGGTCCTTCTGCATCAAGGATCGCTTTTGCGCCTGGCGTGTAGTCTGCCGGAAGATTTTTTGGAATTCGGACGTCACGCGCAAGTGGCTTGTCCAGTTTTCCGATTCCCGGGAATCCATTGACGGAAACCTCTCCGATGTACGTCAACAGCTTCGTTCCCCGGTCTTGACGTTTTGGGAAGATGAATAATTCTTGTGTATCATCGATAAACGATGTATTGTAATCGCCGCTGACGAACGCGTGGTGTTTCAAGACATTGCTCAAGAATGGGATGTTCGTCTTAATACCACGAATCCGGAATTCACTTAAGTTTCGACGCATTTTCGCGACCGCTTGGTCATACGTCAAACCGTGCGTCGAGATTTTAACGAGCAACGAGTCATAATACGGTGAAATTTCTGCTCCGACATAGGCATTCCCACCATCGAGACGTACACCAAAGCCGCCTGGTGAACGATACGCTTTAATCTTACCTGTATCCGGCAAGAAGCCGTTTTCTGGGTCCTCTGAAGTAATTCGGCTCTGGATCGCAAAACCAAGCATCTTAATCTCTTCTTGTTGTGGAATGCCGACAAGGTCGCTATGTAACGATTCGCCTTCAGCAACACGGATTTGAGTCTGAACGATGTCAACGCCTGTGATCATCTCCGTAATCGTATGCTCGACTTGTACACGTGGGTTGACTTCGATGAAATAGAACGATTCATCTTGTGTGACTAGAAATTCGACCGTACCCGCATTTTCGTATCCGACATGTTTCATCAACGTGACAGCCGCGTCACAGATCTTTTTACGCCCTTCTTCTGAAAGCGTGACACATGGCGCCACTTCGACGACTTTTTGGTGACGTCGTTGTACGGAACAGTCTCGTTCAAACAAATGAATGATGTTTCCATGTGCATCCCCGATGATTTGGACTTCAATATGTTTTGGTCGTTCGATTAATTTTTCAACGTAAATTTCATCCGA contains:
- a CDS encoding ATP-grasp domain-containing protein, whose protein sequence is MFRTIGIKTEHAKSDYHFDSLKKIEQADVVLFPEYWQIHSIIYGMKKPIFPSAATFHLGHDKIEMTRIFQTVIPDNIPRTGIYGKNEFTVDRVLREFSFPFVAKTVRSSMGQGVHLIKNESDWKKYTDTHETFYIQEYIPNEKDLRVVVVGDQVLAAYWRVGGAQFLNNVAQGGVLDFDDVPQGAIDFVLALAKQLDIDHAGFDLIIRDGQWYVLEFNVFFGGEGLNHLGIHAPDTILEYVERKYGSS
- a CDS encoding YugN family protein, encoding MKFEQYGIEGKELKFGLLETIMDHHRFVREGQWDYERAMYDMKYEKQSTGEVFYLRVPVYAIQGEIEDRHAVVRMMTPLLGKHYYPHGVEYDETFPPEIVKDCERRLAALLETLEK
- a CDS encoding SCO family protein gives rise to the protein MKKNSYLTVAAVVLILVAAAGGYYYFFMKEKLPVIAEPTPFELTNAVNGKSFNSEDGKVKVLTFFYSNCPDICPLTLNDYRKLEKKLRSEELYGSDVELVAVTVDPKVDTPKVLKTYASNFEADAEGWRVLTGDPVVIDRLTRQLNFYYSKAESGLVTHGTQMFILDRENKVRAISSMAKTPDEPVDLEEVMSSVTQLAKE
- a CDS encoding DUF420 domain-containing protein encodes the protein MSYLPLICVSLIVISAIFVAIGWFLIAQTRRNMKAHQTVMTIAAALALLFFIMYALRTILLGNTAFGGPASVKPYYTGFLIFHILLATSGGVLGLMALYHAYKKNFARHRKIGPVASIIWFLTAITGVIVYCLLYVVYDPGETTNVFRAIWSH
- the ctaG gene encoding cytochrome c oxidase assembly factor CtaG — translated: MLGNLRGALSQFEWTVLWSPYYALILVGLYILYAVVTEKLRRPDEPETTLGQKFSMLAALVVFYIGFGSPLDLLAHITFSAHMLQMVFVYMVAPPLLLIALPEWLYKRLFNIPYLGKILRFFVKPLIALVVFNALFTFYHMPFIFDYVLTNYTVHRLFHGTLIFLSMTMWYPIIAPVNENDSLSDLKKMVYIVANGVLLTPACAFMIFSQSFQYQAYQDPATFAKVLAYCMPNNDLSGLNLERLLGTTDDLLEDQRFGGVLMKLGQELVYGLFFGLTFFTWVRRSKSTAVDEGMSFTPKAD
- a CDS encoding cytochrome C oxidase subunit IV family protein, whose protein sequence is MEKHEPQLTRNQVELEMKAERGRETQLQLISFALMIFLTLIAFGAVMADLMPHWAAGGFLIIMAIVQVYLQLYMFMHMNNKGNTWIKVMMGLGIFVALTIVATLRLLIW
- a CDS encoding cytochrome c oxidase subunit 3, translated to MGHHSVPNNPITGIPDHVEKATLEGKNKYVAFWFFLGGETTLFASLFGTYIGLHNSGAKEGLRSYDIFEMGLVFIMTMLLLTSSLTSVLAMMAMKRNDVKKMKLWLIITLLLGLGFLSGEIYEFNHYYHIGHTFTSSAFGSAFYTLVGFHGGHVLFGLLWISTLLIRNWNRGITVVNAPKYYVSSLYWHFIDVVWVFIFSVVYLMGMVK